The following DNA comes from Methanomassiliicoccales archaeon.
GCCCTTTCCTACGGCTACAATGCCCACGTGGCGAACATGCTGGCCGCGGTCTTCATCGCCACCGGTCAGGACCCCGCGCAGGTGGTGGAGGGCAGCATGGCCATGACCACGGCCGAGCTGGTCGATGACGCCCTGTACTTCTCGCTCCGGTTGCCGTCGTTGGAGGTCGGCACCGTGGGAGGTGGGACCAGGCTGCCCTGCCAGGCCGAGGCGCTCTCCATGATGGACTGCCTGGGCCCGGGCAAGGCCAAGAAGCTGGCGGAGATCGCCGCCGCGCTGGTCCTGGCCGGGGAGCTTTCCACCCTGGCGGCGCAATCGGCCGGGGAGCTGGGCAAGGCGCACAAGGCCCTGGGCCGCTGATATCAGTATGCCACAACGACCAACGGTTGACGTTCAAAAACCCTCATATACCATCAATCTCATGGTCCGCACGCAATGCCAGTCATCAATTTCAACCTTGAGGACCTGAAGTCCCTTATCGGGACGCGTATGGAGGACCGGGAAATCCTGGACCGCATACCCATGATCGGCGCCGACTTCCACGACTTCGACCCGGTCAGCAAGGAAACCTCCATCGAGTTCTTCCCTAACCGCCCCGATCTCTATTCCGTAGAGGGAATAGCCAGGGCGTTGCGGGCCTTCTTCGACATCCAGCTGGGACTGCGCACCTACGACATCGCCGCCTCGGACCTTGTGATGAAGGTGGAGAGCTCGGTCAAGAACGTCCGTCCCTACGTTGTTGGGGCGGTCATCCGGGGCGTGAAGATGGACGACGCCACCATACGCTCGCTCATGGAGCTGCAGGAGAAGCTGCACATGACCGTGGGGCGCAAGCGGGCCAAGGTGGCCATCGGCGTCCACGACCTGGACAAGGTAGAACCGCCATTCACCTACAAGGCCGTACCGCCCAATTCCATATCCTTCGTTCCCCTGGCCAAGCAGGAAGAGATGACCCTATCCGAGGTGCTGGAAAAGCACGAGAAGGGACGGGACTACAAGCACCTCCTGAACGGCAAGGAGCTCTATCCCGTCATATTGGACCGCAACAACCAGTTGCTGTCCTTCCCCCCGATAATAAACGGTCGTCTGACCACGGTCACCCCGGAGACGAAGAACCTGTTCATCGACGTCACCGGCACGGACTATAACACCATCAGCGGGGTGCTGAACATCGTCTGCACCTCCATAGCGGAGAGGAGCGGGGTCATCGAGACCATCACCCTGCGCGGCGAGGAGAAGGGCATGAGCCCCAACCTTCGGCCGAAGCAATGGTTGCTGGACGTGGAGCGCACCAACGCCGCCTTGGGATTGGACCTGGAACCGCTGGCCATGTGCCAGTGCCTCACCCGCATGGGATACTCTGCTGAACCGAAGGGGCGCAAGGTGAAGGTGTCCTCCTCCCCGGTGAGGATGGACCTGATGCACCCCGCGGACGTGGTGGAGGACGTCGCGATCGGCTACGGCTACGAGAACTTCGGGAACTCCCGCCCGGTCTTCAGCACCATCGGCGGGGAGAGAAAGATGGAGAGGGTGGCCGACCTGGTCCGTCAGATGATGGTCGGATTCGGGTACTGGGAGGTGACCACCTTGACGCTCTCCTCCCTGAACGAGCAGTTCGACATGGTGCGCCTCCCTCCGGCGGAGGCGGTGGAGGTGCTGAACCCGGTCAGCGAGGACCACAACTGCCTGCGCGTCCATCTCATACCTTCGCTGATGGCCATCCTACGCAAGAGCCAGCACCGCGACCTTCCCCAGCGCATCTTCGAGGTCGGCGATGTTGTCATCTCCACCAAGCGCCGCAAGCATCTGGCCGTCCTGGCCATACACTCCAAGGCCAGCTTCACCGAGATGAAGTCCCTGGCCGAGGGCGTGCTCAAGGAACTGGGGGTGCAATGTTCGTTGCAGTCGGGGAATATGGGCATGTTCATTCCCGGCAGGTGCGCGGTGATCAAGGTCAACGGGCGCCAAGTGGGACATTTCGGTGAACTGCACCCGCAGGTCATCACCGCCTACGAGCTAGGATACCCCATCATCTCATTCGAACTGGACCTGCAGGACCTGATGTCAGGCCGCGGAGAGAAGCTCATCTGAAACACAAGCCGAGGTAGCTAAGCCTGGATCACGGCGCCGGCCTTGAAAGCCGGTGGTACCTAGTACCCCGGGAGTTCGAATCTCCCCCTCGGCGCTCCTTCTCATCAAAACGACAGGCTGGAAGCAAATTATTTAACATCTTTAAATCAATATACGCCCCATCGCAAGGCGGTATGGGGTTCGATGCAGTTTCTTCGTGACAGGGACCACTGTTATGTCCACCGCATGGTGGTCTCACCTCCTCGCCATGATTCAGCGTCGGGGGTGACCGGCAGATGAGCGACTGCCCCCAGATGGGTCCGGACGGCAAGTGCAAAGGGCTGTATTACGGCTTCACCTGCATCAAGGACAAGTGCCGCATGCAGAACCGCGAGGCCATGTGCAAACACCTCATCGGCGGGGACTACTGCCTGAAGTACAACCGCTTCGGCTGCGTGGGTCTGGAGAACTGCGCCACCAAGGAGGATTACATGTCGTCCATCAGGCGCAAGGACAAGGCCGAGATCTACCAGTAGAGCTCTTTCCTTATCCGAGGCACCATGGCCGCCAGCACCGCTTGTTCCGTCAACGTTTTCCGGTCGAGGACATCGTTGGTCAGAATTCCGATGGCTCCCTTTCCGGATCCCTGGTCCCCTTCCTCGAAAAGCTGAGCGCAGGCGTCTCCGACCGATGAACCGTTCCGCACCAGCTCAGCCACTGCCGGCGGGTAACGGAAGCCCATACCGTGGCCGACGGTCGTCCGCCCCATAGCGTCGACGATGACACAGAACTGCACGTCGTACAGCCCGTCCTCCCCATCCCAAACTCCAGCCTCGATCCCTACTCCCAGGTCACCGTTCCCCAGGCAGGCCCTGGCCCTTTCCATCGCACCCCGTTCGGCCTCCTGGCCCCAAGGCTGTTCACCCACTCCGCCGCTCACGTCCATTGCCACGATCTCCAACTGGGGGTAGAAGCGTTCGATGACGCCCCGGACGGCCGCGACCTTGACCGGGTTGAGGGAACCGATCATGACCTTGAGCGGACGTTTCAGCTTGCCCTCGACGTCGATCTCCCCGGCCAGTATCCGGGTGGAGCTGATCGGCCGGTAGTCGTCGGCCAGAACGTACGGCACGACGACCACTTTTACCATGCGCAATCCGTTCCGCAGGCGCATGTCGTTTATCTTCGGTCCTAACAGCTGGGTCTCCTCGGACACCACCAGCACGCTCAGCTCGGGGTCCTCTGGGGCGGTGCCCTCCTTAACGCTCAGGGGAGTTATACTGTACCTTATCTTTCTATCGTCCAGGTACTCCCGCAGCGCGCCCTCCCTTTGGTGATATGGTATGATGGAGGACTTGTTCTCTTGGCAATATGCGTCGCTCATCAGGCCGACCGCAAGCTCATCGCCCTCGGATATGGCCGTGTCCAAAAGCCTCCGATGCCCCTTATGCAGGACGTTGAACGTTCCTCCCACGCCGACCCTCATCATCTCACCGTTAGAACCAACGCGAAGATCAGGATGATAACGCTAATGACGTAGAGGATGAGCAGCTGGCGCTTCTTGCCCTTGAGCTTTTTCTCGTTGCCCTCCCCGCATTCCGTGGAACAGTAACGGCCATCGCCCACGAAGGCCTTGCCGCAGGACCGGCAATGCTTGTGCTGGGCGATTTTTTGGTTCATAATCCTCTCACCATTCAGTATGGATATAAATCTTGGCTCAGGGGGAACGGCGGTCCAACTCGTTGTGCACGATGGTGACGCAGTGGTCGGCGTGGTAGGAAATCGGTCCCAGCCTTAGCACCTGCGGACTGTACCGCAGGAGCAGCTCCTCCTCGTCCGGGGTCAGGTCCATGTGGTCGCTCAGCACGAAGGTGACGTCCCCTGGCATCTCCGCCGAACGAATGTCCT
Coding sequences within:
- a CDS encoding 3-hydroxy-3-methylglutaryl-CoA reductase, which gives rise to ALSYGYNAHVANMLAAVFIATGQDPAQVVEGSMAMTTAELVDDALYFSLRLPSLEVGTVGGGTRLPCQAEALSMMDCLGPGKAKKLAEIAAALVLAGELSTLAAQSAGELGKAHKALGR
- the pheT gene encoding phenylalanine--tRNA ligase subunit beta, whose product is MPVINFNLEDLKSLIGTRMEDREILDRIPMIGADFHDFDPVSKETSIEFFPNRPDLYSVEGIARALRAFFDIQLGLRTYDIAASDLVMKVESSVKNVRPYVVGAVIRGVKMDDATIRSLMELQEKLHMTVGRKRAKVAIGVHDLDKVEPPFTYKAVPPNSISFVPLAKQEEMTLSEVLEKHEKGRDYKHLLNGKELYPVILDRNNQLLSFPPIINGRLTTVTPETKNLFIDVTGTDYNTISGVLNIVCTSIAERSGVIETITLRGEEKGMSPNLRPKQWLLDVERTNAALGLDLEPLAMCQCLTRMGYSAEPKGRKVKVSSSPVRMDLMHPADVVEDVAIGYGYENFGNSRPVFSTIGGERKMERVADLVRQMMVGFGYWEVTTLTLSSLNEQFDMVRLPPAEAVEVLNPVSEDHNCLRVHLIPSLMAILRKSQHRDLPQRIFEVGDVVISTKRRKHLAVLAIHSKASFTEMKSLAEGVLKELGVQCSLQSGNMGMFIPGRCAVIKVNGRQVGHFGELHPQVITAYELGYPIISFELDLQDLMSGRGEKLI
- the yjjX gene encoding inosine/xanthosine triphosphatase; the encoded protein is MRVGVGGTFNVLHKGHRRLLDTAISEGDELAVGLMSDAYCQENKSSIIPYHQREGALREYLDDRKIRYSITPLSVKEGTAPEDPELSVLVVSEETQLLGPKINDMRLRNGLRMVKVVVVPYVLADDYRPISSTRILAGEIDVEGKLKRPLKVMIGSLNPVKVAAVRGVIERFYPQLEIVAMDVSGGVGEQPWGQEAERGAMERARACLGNGDLGVGIEAGVWDGEDGLYDVQFCVIVDAMGRTTVGHGMGFRYPPAVAELVRNGSSVGDACAQLFEEGDQGSGKGAIGILTNDVLDRKTLTEQAVLAAMVPRIRKELYW
- a CDS encoding DUF2116 family Zn-ribbon domain-containing protein, with protein sequence MNQKIAQHKHCRSCGKAFVGDGRYCSTECGEGNEKKLKGKKRQLLILYVISVIILIFALVLTVR